From Tiliqua scincoides isolate rTilSci1 chromosome 2, rTilSci1.hap2, whole genome shotgun sequence, the proteins below share one genomic window:
- the ZNF131 gene encoding zinc finger protein 131, whose product MEAEETMECIQEFPDHYKVILDRLNEQREQDQFTDITLIVDGHHFKAHKAVLAACSQFFYKFFQDFTQEPLVEIEGVSNMAFRHLIEFTYTAKLMVQGEEEANDVWKAAEYLQMLEAIKALEIRNKENSLPLESSQAKDKTKAKKRKIAETSNVITETLPCAESEPVEIEVEIAEGAIDVDENNIETLEEAAAAEQSIKYIRTTDTSDESALALLADITSKFRHGERKSEIQEECENISDPTGKQMEGIEIMELQLSHVNNLFHCEKCNRSFKLFYHFKEHLKTHSTESYKCDLCNKRYLRESALKQHLTCYHLDEGGANKKQRPGKKIHICQYCDKQFDHFGHFKEHLRKHTGEKPFECPNCHERFARNSTLKCHLTACQSGAGAKKGRKKLYECQVCNSVFNSWDQFKDHLVIHTGDKPNHCTLCDVWFMQGSELRRHLQEIHNISERIVTDEVISVDSDPVASMTIIEQVEQVHVLPVIQVQVDPAQVTVEHVHPDLIQNNQVKGEQIAELQEQVEISYLEVEHVQTEQGTEVRMEELDVDHINQLQMEEVQAQLIEETDLERVETGHMDQGELEDSVPVQVTEEEAHTADHAALKTQPIVEVQEEKVET is encoded by the exons ATGGAAGCCGAAGAGACGATGGAATGCATTCAGGAATTTCCAGATCATTATAAAGTAATTTTGGACAGACTGAATGAACAACGAGAGCAGGATCAGTTCACAGATATCACTTTGATTGTGGATG GGCACCATTTTAAAGCTCATAAAGCTGTACTTGCTGCTTGCAGCCAATTTTTCTACAAATTCTTTCAAGATTTCACTCAGGAGCCTCTAGTAGAGATAGAAG GTGTAAGCAACATGGCATTTCGTCACTTAATTGAGTTCACCTACACTGCCAAACTAATGGTCCAAGGGGAAGAAGAAGCAAATGATGTCTGGAAAGCAGCTGAGTATCTTCAGATGTTAGAAGCCATTAAAGCACTTGAAATCAG GAACAAAGAAAATTCATTGCCTCTTGAATCAAGTCAGGCAAAAGATAAAACTAAAGCCAAAAAGAGGAAGATAGCAGAGACCTCCAATGTTATCACGGAAACATTACCCTGTGCGGAATCAGAGCCTGTGGAAATCGAGGTGGAGATTGCAGAAGGGGCTATTGATGTGGATGAAAACAACATTGAGACACTGGAAGAGGCAGCTGCTGCAGAGCAGTCTATAAAGTACATACGGACTACGGATACTTCAGACGAGTCTGCTTTGGCCCTGCTGGCAGATATCACCAGCAAGTTCCGACACGGAGAGAGAAAAAGTGAAATTCAGGAGGAATGTGAGAACATTTCTGATCCAACAGGCAAGCAAATGGAAGGCATTGAGATCATGGAACTCCAGCTGTCGCACGTCAACAACCTCTTCCACTGTGAAAAGTGCAACCGTTCATTTAAGTTGTTTTACCACTTTAAGGAACACCTAAAAACGCACTCCACTGAAAGCTACAAGTGTGATCTATGCAACAAAAGGTACCTGCGTGAAAGTGCGTTGAAGCAGCACCTTACCTGTTATCACCTTGATGAAGGTGGGGCCAACAAGAAACAAAGACCTGGCAAAAAAATACACATCTGTCAGTACTGTGATAAACAGTTTGACCACTTTGGACATTTTAAAGAACATCTTCGGAAACACACAG GTGAAAAGCCATTTGAGTGTCCAAACTGCCATGAACGTTTTGCTCGGAACAGCACGCTCAAATGTCACCTGACGGCGTGTCAGTCCGGCGCTGGTGCTAAAAAGGGGCGGAAGAAACTTTATGAATGTCAG GTCTGCAACAGTGTATTTAACAGCTGGGATCAATTCAAAGATCACTTGGTAATACACACAGGTGATAAACCCAACCACTGTACCTTATGTGATGTGTGGTTTATGCAGGGCAGTGAATTAAGGAGGCACCTGCAAGAAATCCACAACATTTCCGAACGAATAGTGACTGATGAAGTTATTTCAGTGGACAGCGATCCAGTGGCATCTATGACTATAATAGAGCAGGTGGAACAAGTTCATGTGTTGCCTGTAATTCAGGTTCAggtggatccagcacaagtgacTGTGGAGCACGTGCATCCAGATTTGATACAGAATAATCAAGTAAAAGGTGAACAAATAGCAGAACTGCAAGAGCAGGTAGAGATAAGCTACTTAGAAGTGGAGCATGTTCAGACTGAGCAAGGAACTGAAGTGCGCATGGAGGAGCTGGACGTGGACCACATAAATCAGTTACAGATGGAAGAAGTTCAGGCACAGCTTATAGAGGAAACTGATCTAGAACGAGTAGAAACAGGACATATGGATCAAGGAGAGCTGGAAGACAGTGTTCCTGTTCAGGTGACTGAAGAAGAGGCACACACAGCAGATCATGCCGCTTTAAAAACTCAGCCAATAGTGGAGGTGCAAGAGGAGAAAGTGGAGACCTAG